Proteins encoded within one genomic window of Brassica rapa cultivar Chiifu-401-42 chromosome A09, CAAS_Brap_v3.01, whole genome shotgun sequence:
- the LOC103838872 gene encoding uncharacterized protein LOC103838872: MYKGHKIHASCKKTYFESKGRLLLVGVWRNIRNFQVRPAGGAYRTTNHIYKISFNQATVVSRSNFMNDDLSLNLVDFQSVLSGTLDEKYLIDVLGQVLDCGAVETIQCAGGNQRKKLEFTLRDINDSRIPCCIWGKLTDTLHSACNQDDGLVTLLLRFAKIGKFRGAYLNFYRFR, translated from the exons ATGTACAAGGGTCATAAAATTCATGCAAGCTGCAAAAAGACTTACTTTGAGAGTAAAGGAAGACTTCTTCTGGTTGGAGTATGGCGCAACATCAGAAACTTCCAAGTCAGGCCTGCTGGAGGAGCATATCGCACAACAAACCATATCTACAAGATTTCATTTAATCAAGCAACAGTCGTTAGTCGGTCCAATTTCATGAATGATGACTTATCTCTTAATTTGGTCGATTTTCAAAGCGTTCTATCTGGAACTCTTGATGAAAAATACCTAATAG ATGTGCTGGGCCAAGTTTTGGATTGTGGTGCTGTCGAAACTATTCAATGTGCTGGTGGAAACCAGCGTAAAAAACTAGAGTTCACCCTAAGAGACATCAA TGATTCAAGAATACCATGCTGTATTTGGGGCAAGTTAACCGACACTCTCCATTCTGCCTGCAATCAAGACGATGGTTTGGTTACTTTGCTTCTGAGGTTTGCAAAAATTGGAAAGTTCAGAGGTGCATATTTGAACTTCTATAGATTTcgttaa